One region of Ptiloglossa arizonensis isolate GNS036 chromosome 8, iyPtiAriz1_principal, whole genome shotgun sequence genomic DNA includes:
- the LOC143149925 gene encoding uncharacterized protein LOC143149925 translates to MALVGDMFSVFKTGRILGSTTYVVVEDDIKARRPRDVFFIVLSMIFYMSSLVVLHVYVFTYSQLDTKAAIFSFTRVALVFLCFFVDVTLTTVWNSKIRLVLSQLRNFDRATKFHDPAKRVKVRNICRGTVFLTLTYWTIVGYLSYRVENRLPIVHGLAYIVIDAAVCTQVLMFVCLAFLIRARFRLLCDMLTFSTGELTFEIYTVGDHSTLQQVRWLHSSLVNATETLNSAYSVQLSLWILSFTINAMSRIYTLNEYNASSYRRLRESMLAIVCSWNLVLITVVCHSLARQANRVGEIIFAPSSSASTRRVFLQENLEAAAYFQLRKVHFFIVAGFLRVDLPLLLSIVSSMTTYLVILR, encoded by the exons ATGGCGCTCGTCGGCGATATGTTCTCGGTTTTTAAAACCGGCCGGATATTGGGCAGCACGACTTACGTTGTCGTCGAGGACGACATCAAAGCGAGGAGACCCCGGGACGTGTTCTTCATCGTGTTATCGATGATCTTCTACATGAGCAGTCTGGTGGTGTTGCACGTCTACGTGTTCACGTACAGCCAATTGGACACGAAGGCAGCGATCTTCAGCTTCACGAGGGTGGCCCTGGTCTTCTTGTGCTTTTTCGTGGACGTCACTCTGACGACCGTATGGAACAGCAAAATACGTCTCGTTCTCTCCCAGCTGCGTAACTTCGATCGTGCCACGAAATTTCACGATCCCGCGAAACGAGTCAAAGTGCGTAATATCTGTCGCGGCACGGTGTTCCTCACTTTGACGTACTGGACGATAGTCGGATACTTGAGTTACAG GGTGGAGAACAGATTACCGATCGTCCACGGTTTGGCGTACATCGTCATCGACGCCGCTGTGTGTACGCAGGTCCTGATGTTCGTCTGTCTGGCGTTCCTTATCCGGGCGAGATTTCGTCTACTGTGCGATATGCTGACGTTCTCTACGGGTGAGCTTACTTTTGAAATATACACCGTCGGCGACCACTC CACGTTGCAACAAGTACGGTGGTTGCATTCCTCCCTCGTGAACGCGACCGAGACGTTGAATTCCGCTTACTCGGTACAACTGTCTCTCTGGATCTTGAGCTTCACGATAAACGCGATGTCGAGGATCTACACCCTGAACGAGTACAACGCGTCGAGCTACAGGAGGCTCAGAGAATCGATGCTGGCGATCGTTTGCTCGTGGAATTTGGTCTTGATCACCGTCGTCTGCCACTCGTTGGCGCGCCAG GCGAATCGCGTCGGTGAGATCATCTTCGCGCCGTCCAGCTCCGCTTCCACGAGACGCGTGTTCCTACAG GAGAACCTGGAGGCGGCTGCGTACTTCCAATTGCGGAAGGTGCACTTCTTTATCGTTGCGGGCTTCCTGCGAGTGGATCTACCGCTATTACTCTCG atcgtttcgagcatgacgaCGTATTTGGTGATACTTCGATGA
- the LOC143150109 gene encoding RYamide receptor-like has translation MSTSVYNDTMSTLSASFNATRNDTAMPIDENLGVDITTMLLWLFYEKFHETNYLLIGLYVPVMAVAVTANVLVIAVVFKYHYMRSVTNYFVVNLSVADLLVTIICMPVAVSQAVSIVWVHSEVICKLSSYLQGVAVAASVFTITAMSIDRYLAIRSPIAFRRVFNRKSTVLVIVALWLVALIIFAPVLRVMTLQNPNEKLGNITFLGSGTMTGNFSQNISHVSRLLPTFYICSEDFTPLGIRAHLFGTVCFVLVYAIPGFVVILSYSMMGRTLCSRKPPFDCDSVEGSASSQQSFRLVRERRRIAWILLLLAMLFALCWLPYNVLMLLIDFKAVGQGIAITNALSYCLFLGHANSALNPVVYCFMTRNFRRSVAEILRRGPRALAHRKHRHRSVQGTAVIDDVCAGCSTVGGSMRRSLLLKRRMLPNCGCGLPVGGHRAVLALKRTATSSSGYDSFYSRHSPHRRCYMLRSLKGRQQTGPGQAGNAAKQQETRYEKNEHEASQPRTNTLVTTDEQRCP, from the exons ATGTCTACCAGCGTTTACAACGACACTATGTCGACGCTCTCGGCGTCGTTCAACGCCACACGAAACGACACCGCGATGCCCATTGACGAGAACCTAGGTGTGGATATCACCACCATGTTACTTTGGTTGTTCTACGAGAAGTTCCACGAGACGAATTACTTGTTGATCGGTCTCTACGTGCCCGTAATGGCGGTCGCCGTCACGGCCAACGTTCTCGTGATCGCGGTCGTTTTCAAGTATCATTATATGCGCAG TGTCACTAATTACTTCGTGGTGAACCTATCGGTGGCGGATCTCCTCGTGACCATAATTTGTATGCCCGTGGCCGTCAGTCAAGCGGTATCGATCGTGTGGGTCCACAGTGAAGTAATATGCAAACTTTCCTCTTACCTCCAAG GTGTTGCCGTGGCCGCTTCGGTTTTCACCATTACCGCGATGAGCATCGACAGATACCTGGCGATAAGGAGTCCGATAGCGTTTCGACGGGTCTTCAACCGCAAGAGCACCGTCCTCGTTATCGTGGCTCTGTGGCTGGTCGCTTTGATCATCTTTGCACCGGTCTTGAGAGTG ATGACCCTCCAGAACCCCAACGAGAAACTTGGCAACATAACTTTCCTCGGATCCGGGACAATGACGGGGAATTTTTCACAGAATATCTCGCACGTGTCCCGGTTGCTACCTACCTTCTACATTTGTTCGGAAGATTTCACACCACTCGGCATTCGAGCGCATCTTTTCGGAACTGTCTGTTTCGTGCTGGTTTACGCCATTCCCG GTTTCGTCGTGATACTGTCCTACTCCATGATGGGCCGAACGCTGTGCTCCAGGAAACCACCGTTTGATTGCGACAGCGTCGAAGGAAGTGCTAGTTCGCAACAG AGTTTCCGGCTGGTACGTGAGAGAAGGCGAATTGCTTGGATATTGCTCCTCTTGGCGATGCTCTTTGCGCTCTGTTGGCTACCGTACAACGTTCTGATGCTCTTGATCGACTTCAAAGCGGTCG GTCAAGGCATAGCGATCACGAATGCCCTGTCCTATTGCCTCTTCTTGGGACACGCGAACAGCGCTCTGAATCCTGTGGTCTATTGCTTCATGACCCGTAATTTTCGGCGAAGCGTCGCCGAGATCCTGCGACGCGGACCACGCGCGCTCGCTCATCGAAAACATCGTCACAGA AGTGTTCAAGGAACCGCCGTGATCGATGACGTGTGCGCGGGCTGCAGTACCGTCGGTGGCTCGATGAGACGAAGCTTGCTACTCAAACGAAGAATGTTGCCCAACTGCGGATGCGGGCTTCCGGTAGGTGGTCACCGGGCGGTTTTGGCCCTCAAACGCACGGCCACTTCCAGCAGCGGATACGACAGCTTCTACAGCAGACACAGTCCCCATCGTCGTTGCTACATGTTGCGTAGCCTGAAGGGAAGGCAACAAACAGGACCCGGCCAGGCCGGCAACGCGGCCAAACAACAGGAGACGCGTTACGAGAAGAACGAACACGAGGCCAGTCAACCTCGTACAAACACACTGGTCACCACGGACGAGCAACGTTGTCCCTGA